One stretch of Verrucomicrobiia bacterium DNA includes these proteins:
- a CDS encoding NUDIX domain-containing protein, with amino-acid sequence MIRNIIFDWSGTLVNDLPAVWQATNHVFRQAGVAEISLETFRAEFVLPFKGFYDRYVPHISIAQLESWYHARFNEVQDSVEELTHAREFLEFCRKEKIRTFALSTIHPDHFREQTKKNGFDKYLDHPYVGIWDKRTRIKEIIAEHGLNPLETLFIGDMQHDVETARHGGIWSCAVLTGFNRLSQLRESKPDLIVEHLGELQGLLKRNDLRFVKQSEQKTVGHMPIATVGALIFNDAGKVLMVRTHKWSDLWGIPGGKIKWGETSEEALRRELLEETNLTVEDVQFVLVQDCIHSTEFYRDAHFILLNYTCRSRGAQMVRLNEEAEEWRWVTLAEAMKLPLNVPTVNFLKKVQNF; translated from the coding sequence GTGATACGCAACATCATCTTTGACTGGTCGGGCACATTGGTGAATGACCTGCCAGCGGTGTGGCAGGCGACGAATCATGTGTTCCGTCAGGCGGGTGTGGCGGAGATTTCTCTGGAAACATTCCGTGCAGAGTTCGTGCTGCCGTTCAAAGGTTTCTACGATCGATACGTGCCGCACATCTCCATCGCGCAACTGGAGTCATGGTATCACGCGCGATTCAATGAAGTGCAGGACTCTGTGGAGGAGCTGACACATGCGCGCGAATTCTTGGAGTTTTGCCGCAAGGAAAAGATACGAACGTTTGCGCTTAGTACGATTCATCCAGACCATTTCCGCGAGCAGACAAAGAAGAACGGTTTCGATAAGTATCTGGATCATCCTTACGTGGGCATTTGGGACAAGCGCACGCGTATCAAGGAGATCATCGCAGAACATGGGCTGAATCCATTGGAGACATTGTTCATCGGGGACATGCAGCATGATGTGGAGACGGCTCGCCATGGTGGCATCTGGTCTTGTGCGGTGCTGACGGGGTTCAATCGTTTGTCACAATTGCGGGAGAGCAAACCTGATCTGATCGTGGAGCATTTAGGCGAATTGCAAGGTTTGCTGAAACGAAATGATCTGAGGTTTGTCAAACAGTCAGAGCAAAAAACGGTTGGTCATATGCCCATTGCTACGGTCGGGGCCTTGATTTTCAATGATGCGGGCAAGGTGCTAATGGTGCGGACGCATAAGTGGTCGGATCTTTGGGGGATTCCCGGCGGTAAAATCAAATGGGGTGAGACCTCTGAGGAGGCTTTGAGACGGGAGTTGCTGGAAGAGACTAACCTGACAGTGGAAGACGTCCAGTTTGTATTGGTGCAGGACTGCATCCACTCCACTGAATTTTACCGGGATGCACACTTTATTTTGCTGAATTACACGTGTCGCAGCCGAGGGGCACAGATGGTGAGGTTGAATGAGGAGGCTGAAGAATGGCGCTGGGTAACATTAGCTGAAGCCATGAAATTGCCTTTGAACGTGCCGACTGTAAATTTTTTGAAAAAAGTGCAAAACTTTTGA
- the folB gene encoding dihydroneopterin aldolase: MDIITISDLVVFYHVGVPDDERAKPQRLLLTVEMETDFTTCASTDDIEKTVDYYSVSRRLLKMGEGRSWRLIEALAVEVAESLIRDYSLKGVTVEVKKFILPETRYVSVKTHRTHA, translated from the coding sequence ATGGACATCATTACTATCTCTGATTTGGTTGTATTCTATCATGTAGGCGTGCCTGATGATGAGCGGGCGAAACCCCAAAGGCTTTTGCTGACGGTGGAGATGGAGACAGACTTCACCACCTGCGCCAGCACGGATGACATAGAGAAGACGGTAGATTATTACTCAGTCTCGCGCCGTTTGCTCAAGATGGGGGAGGGGCGGAGCTGGAGATTGATCGAGGCGTTGGCGGTCGAGGTGGCGGAATCGCTTATACGTGATTACTCGCTGAAAGGGGTGACGGTGGAGGTGAAGAAATTTATTTTGCCGGAGACGCGGTATGTCTCAGTCAAGACGCACCGCACGCACGCCTAA
- a CDS encoding S8 family serine peptidase: MRQVIAILLLFTVLISPPAAAPVSPTSSKESKSPSPLVWKETENKVSASVDDWKLDRLMKEIAKVSKWQVFVEPGSDITVSVKFQDQTVREALSRMLQGINYAVVREPDSTTKLLIFKTKAQNAIRAIKPITEEELAAEITRIGNELIVSVKPGTDINSIAARYGAKVVGAIPELGLYRLRFDDQEKADFAKTQLANFPEVKAVEYNYTIARPDSPVVAGTSSSLPFSLNPTAASGGNGLVIGLVDTAVQPLSGNMNDFLLKAIYAAGAPDLKAGLLHGTSMADTILRAMSAASEGGSSTTKILPVDVFGANANSSTFDLANGIYLAVKNGATIINMSLGSPTTAGYLETLIANSSAQGVLFLGAAGNEHTDSATYPAAYNQVIAVSAANRNGEIASYANYGEFVDVVAPGSSIVTYNGKNYVISGTSSATATASGVASILKSNKATADQIRQKLSQLWPKK; the protein is encoded by the coding sequence TCCTGCTCCTCTTCACGGTGCTAATTTCACCCCCAGCTGCCGCCCCAGTGTCTCCCACCAGCAGCAAGGAAAGCAAATCGCCCTCTCCTTTGGTTTGGAAGGAAACGGAAAACAAGGTATCTGCCTCAGTCGATGACTGGAAACTGGACCGTCTGATGAAGGAGATCGCCAAAGTCAGTAAATGGCAGGTCTTTGTGGAGCCGGGCAGTGACATCACCGTGTCCGTCAAGTTTCAGGATCAGACGGTGCGCGAAGCCCTCAGCCGGATGCTCCAGGGCATCAATTACGCCGTCGTTCGCGAACCAGACTCAACCACCAAACTCCTCATTTTTAAGACTAAGGCGCAAAACGCCATTCGCGCCATCAAGCCCATCACGGAAGAAGAACTGGCCGCGGAGATCACCCGTATCGGTAACGAACTCATCGTTTCCGTGAAACCTGGCACGGATATCAACTCCATCGCAGCCCGTTACGGGGCCAAGGTGGTCGGCGCCATACCGGAGTTGGGTCTCTACCGCCTCCGGTTCGATGACCAGGAAAAAGCGGATTTCGCCAAAACTCAACTGGCAAACTTCCCCGAAGTCAAAGCTGTGGAATACAATTACACCATCGCCCGCCCGGATTCACCCGTAGTCGCCGGCACTTCATCATCCCTGCCCTTCTCCCTTAATCCTACTGCGGCCTCGGGAGGAAATGGTCTCGTCATCGGTTTGGTGGACACCGCTGTCCAACCGCTCAGCGGCAATATGAATGATTTTTTGCTAAAAGCCATCTATGCCGCCGGTGCCCCTGATCTCAAGGCTGGCCTGCTCCACGGCACCAGCATGGCGGATACCATCCTGCGGGCCATGTCCGCCGCGAGTGAGGGCGGCTCCAGCACCACCAAGATTCTTCCGGTCGACGTTTTTGGCGCTAACGCCAACTCCTCCACTTTCGACCTCGCCAACGGTATCTACCTCGCTGTGAAGAATGGAGCGACCATCATCAACATGAGCCTGGGCAGCCCCACCACGGCGGGTTATCTGGAAACCTTGATTGCCAACAGTTCAGCTCAAGGCGTCCTCTTCCTCGGCGCTGCTGGCAACGAACACACCGATTCCGCCACTTACCCGGCCGCCTACAACCAGGTGATCGCCGTCTCGGCTGCAAACCGCAATGGTGAGATCGCTTCCTATGCGAACTATGGGGAGTTCGTAGATGTCGTGGCTCCAGGATCCTCCATCGTCACCTATAACGGCAAAAATTACGTTATCAGCGGCACTTCATCCGCCACCGCCACCGCTTCCGGCGTGGCTTCCATTTTGAAGTCGAACAAGGCAACAGCAGACCAGATCCGCCAAAAACTCAGCCAGCTGTGGCCTAAGAAATGA